A single window of Bordetella genomosp. 11 DNA harbors:
- a CDS encoding ABC transporter substrate-binding protein, translated as MEMKRLNIRYAAIAAATAAALGTASPAAWADEQFVPLLVYRTGSFAPLGIPWADGKLDYLKLVNARDGGINGVKITYEECETAYATDRGVECYERLKTHPPTGASGFDTQSTGITFAVSDKAPLDKVPVETVGYGLSQAVDGSVFPWNFPLLGTYWTAADVMIQDIAKKEGGNLKGKKIALVYHDSPYGKEPIPLLQRRAAKDGFELQLYPVTAPGVEQKSTWLQIRQSRPSYVLLWSAGIMTPTAIREAQASGYPREKIYAIWWAGSEGDVKDLGGVAKGYNAITIHNSGEPGKVSQDLKKFVYDKGEGSDKTGNSVGTIAHMRGMIISMLQVEAIRTAQEKYGKGKSMTPEQVRWGFENLNLTQDRLNQLGFGVIMRPVKTSCANHLGADWARIVQWDGAKFKVVSDWYQADKSMVDPLVKEAAAKYAKEKNITPVNCEAQG; from the coding sequence ATGGAGATGAAGCGCTTGAATATTCGATACGCGGCGATCGCGGCGGCCACCGCCGCCGCGCTGGGTACGGCCAGCCCGGCGGCCTGGGCGGACGAGCAATTCGTCCCGCTGCTGGTCTACCGCACGGGATCCTTCGCGCCGCTGGGCATACCCTGGGCCGACGGCAAGCTCGATTACCTGAAGCTGGTCAACGCCCGCGACGGCGGTATCAATGGGGTGAAGATCACCTACGAGGAATGCGAGACCGCCTATGCGACCGACCGCGGGGTGGAATGCTACGAACGCCTGAAGACCCATCCGCCTACCGGCGCGTCCGGTTTCGATACCCAATCGACGGGTATCACTTTCGCCGTCAGCGACAAGGCGCCGCTGGACAAGGTGCCGGTGGAAACCGTGGGCTATGGCTTGTCTCAGGCCGTGGACGGGTCGGTTTTCCCCTGGAATTTCCCCTTGCTTGGTACGTACTGGACGGCGGCGGATGTCATGATCCAGGACATCGCCAAGAAGGAAGGCGGCAACCTCAAGGGCAAGAAGATCGCCCTGGTGTATCACGATTCGCCCTATGGGAAGGAACCCATCCCGCTGCTTCAGCGGCGCGCCGCCAAGGACGGGTTCGAACTGCAGCTGTATCCGGTCACCGCGCCCGGGGTCGAGCAGAAATCCACATGGCTGCAGATACGGCAGTCGCGGCCCAGCTACGTCCTGCTGTGGAGCGCCGGCATCATGACGCCGACGGCGATCCGCGAGGCCCAGGCCAGCGGCTATCCGCGGGAGAAGATCTACGCGATCTGGTGGGCCGGTTCGGAAGGGGACGTCAAGGACCTGGGCGGCGTGGCCAAGGGCTATAACGCCATCACCATCCACAATAGCGGCGAACCCGGCAAGGTTTCGCAGGACTTGAAGAAGTTCGTGTACGACAAGGGCGAAGGCAGCGACAAGACGGGCAACTCCGTGGGCACCATCGCGCATATGCGCGGCATGATTATCTCCATGCTGCAGGTCGAAGCCATCCGCACGGCCCAGGAAAAATACGGGAAGGGCAAGTCCATGACGCCGGAGCAGGTGCGGTGGGGCTTCGAAAACCTGAACCTGACGCAGGACAGGCTGAACCAGCTGGGCTTCGGCGTCATCATGCGGCCCGTCAAGACCTCGTGCGCCAACCACCTGGGCGCGGACTGGGCGCGCATCGTGCAATGGGACGGCGCGAAGTTCAAGGTGGTGTCCGATTGGTACCAGGCCGACAAGAGCATGGTCGATCCCCTGGTGAAAGAGGCGGCGGCCAAGTATGCCAAGGAGAAGAACATCACCCCGGTCAACTGCGAGGCCCAGGGATGA
- a CDS encoding branched-chain amino acid ABC transporter permease gives MLYRENGQFKTSYLADQQIFPIRQDRVFVGLLLAVAFVAVPLLASDYFLRALLIPFLILSLAAVGLNVLVGYCGQISLGTGAFMAVGAYAAWNFGVRVPAMPLLLQIVLGGLCATAVGVAFGIPSLRIRGLYLAVATLAAQFFVDWAFLRIPFFTNYSSSGSVSVPPLEVFGLPLQTSVQKYLFVLTLVAVFSLLAKNLVRGAMGRQWMAIRDMDVAAAVIGIRPMYAKLTAFAVSSFIVGVAGVLWGFIHLGSWEPLAFDLTRSFQLLFMVIIGGLGSILGSFFGAAFIVLLPVLLTNIPRLLGLPLPVDTASHIEHMVFGALIVFFLIAEPHGLARLWSIGKEKLRIWPFPH, from the coding sequence ATGCTGTATCGCGAGAACGGACAATTCAAGACCAGCTACCTGGCCGACCAGCAGATCTTTCCGATCCGCCAGGACCGGGTGTTCGTGGGTCTGCTGCTGGCGGTGGCTTTCGTTGCCGTACCGCTGCTGGCCAGCGATTACTTCCTGCGCGCGCTGCTGATTCCCTTTCTGATCCTGTCGCTGGCGGCCGTGGGGCTGAACGTGCTGGTCGGCTATTGCGGGCAGATATCGCTGGGGACGGGCGCCTTCATGGCGGTGGGGGCCTATGCCGCCTGGAATTTCGGCGTGCGCGTGCCGGCGATGCCGCTGCTGTTGCAGATCGTGCTGGGCGGGCTGTGCGCGACGGCGGTGGGCGTGGCCTTCGGCATACCCAGCCTGCGCATCCGCGGGCTGTACCTGGCGGTGGCGACGCTGGCGGCGCAGTTCTTCGTCGATTGGGCCTTCCTGCGCATCCCCTTCTTCACCAACTATTCGTCCTCGGGCAGCGTCTCGGTGCCGCCGCTGGAGGTGTTCGGCCTGCCGCTGCAGACCTCCGTGCAGAAGTATCTGTTCGTGCTGACGCTGGTGGCGGTATTCAGCCTGCTCGCGAAGAACCTGGTGCGGGGGGCGATGGGACGGCAATGGATGGCGATACGCGACATGGACGTGGCGGCCGCGGTCATCGGCATCCGGCCGATGTACGCCAAGCTGACCGCCTTTGCCGTCAGCTCCTTCATCGTCGGCGTGGCCGGCGTGCTGTGGGGCTTTATCCACCTGGGCTCCTGGGAGCCGCTGGCCTTCGACCTGACGCGTTCCTTCCAGCTGCTGTTCATGGTGATCATCGGCGGCCTGGGATCGATACTGGGCAGTTTCTTCGGCGCGGCCTTCATCGTGCTGCTGCCGGTGCTGCTGACGAATATTCCGCGCCTGTTGGGCCTGCCGCTGCCGGTCGATACCGCATCGCACATCGAACACATGGTGTTCGGCGCGCTGATCGTGTTTTTCCTGATCGCCGAGCCGCACGGCCTGGCGCGGCTGTGGAGCATAGGCAAGGAGAAGTTGCGCATCTGGCCGTTCCCGCACTGA
- a CDS encoding branched-chain amino acid ABC transporter permease produces MGFFLETLFGGLMSGMLYALIGLGFVLIFKASGVFNFAQGAMVLVAALSMARFSEWIPRWLGFDNALLANALAFVVSAALMVALARAVEGLVLRHLVNQEATTLLMATLGISYFLDGAGQIAFGSSVYSINVGMPKDPALILDRVFEGGLLLNLEDLTAAVIAALLVAALAVFFQYTGTGRALRAVADDHQAAQSIGIPLNRIWVVVWSVAGLVALVAGVIWGSKFGVQFTLSTAALRALPVVILGGLTSVPGAILGGLIIGVGEKLSEVYLGPMVGGGIEIWFAYVLALGFLLFRPQGLFGEKIIDRV; encoded by the coding sequence GTGGGTTTCTTCCTGGAAACGCTGTTCGGCGGCCTGATGAGCGGCATGCTGTATGCGCTGATCGGCCTGGGCTTCGTGCTGATCTTCAAGGCATCCGGCGTCTTCAACTTCGCGCAGGGCGCGATGGTGCTGGTCGCCGCGCTGTCGATGGCGCGTTTTTCGGAATGGATTCCGCGCTGGCTGGGTTTCGACAACGCCCTGCTGGCCAATGCGCTGGCCTTCGTCGTCAGCGCCGCGTTGATGGTGGCGCTGGCTCGCGCGGTAGAGGGCCTGGTCCTGCGGCACCTGGTGAACCAGGAGGCGACGACGCTGCTCATGGCCACGCTGGGCATCAGCTACTTCCTGGACGGAGCGGGACAGATCGCGTTCGGCAGCTCGGTGTATTCGATCAACGTCGGCATGCCCAAGGACCCCGCGCTGATCCTGGACCGGGTGTTCGAAGGTGGCCTGCTGTTGAACCTGGAGGACCTGACCGCCGCCGTGATCGCGGCGCTGCTGGTGGCCGCCCTGGCGGTGTTCTTCCAGTACACGGGTACCGGCCGCGCGCTGCGCGCGGTAGCCGACGACCACCAGGCCGCGCAGTCCATCGGCATCCCCCTGAACCGGATCTGGGTCGTGGTGTGGAGCGTCGCCGGCCTGGTCGCGCTGGTGGCCGGCGTGATCTGGGGCTCGAAATTCGGTGTGCAGTTCACGCTTTCCACGGCCGCCTTGCGCGCCTTGCCGGTCGTGATCCTGGGGGGGCTGACATCGGTGCCGGGCGCGATCCTGGGCGGACTGATCATCGGCGTGGGCGAGAAACTGTCGGAGGTCTATCTGGGCCCCATGGTCGGGGGCGGCATCGAGATCTGGTTCGCCTATGTACTGGCCCTGGGCTTTCTGCTGTTCCGGCCGCAAGGCCTGTTCGGCGAGAAGATCATCGACCGGGTCTAG
- a CDS encoding ABC transporter ATP-binding protein: MQNISLRFGGVKALTDISLDVREHEIRAIIGPNGAGKSSMLNVINGVYTPQQGAIVFQGQRYTRMTPRRAAEMGIARTFQNLALFKGMSVLDNIMTGRNLRMKCGLLAQALRIGPAAREEVRHREFVENIIDFLEIQAYRKVPVGRLPYGLQKRVDLGRALAMEPRMLLLDEPMAGMNIEEKQDMCRFILDVNDEFGTTIVLIEHDMGVVMDISDRVVVLDYGRKIGDGDPEQVRANPDVVRAYLGVSH, encoded by the coding sequence ATGCAGAACATCTCGCTGCGCTTCGGCGGGGTCAAGGCGCTGACCGATATCTCGCTGGATGTGCGCGAACACGAAATCCGCGCCATCATCGGTCCCAATGGCGCCGGCAAGAGTTCGATGCTGAACGTCATCAACGGCGTATACACCCCGCAGCAGGGGGCCATCGTCTTCCAGGGCCAGCGCTACACGCGGATGACCCCGCGGCGCGCGGCCGAGATGGGCATCGCCCGCACCTTCCAGAACCTGGCGCTGTTCAAGGGCATGAGCGTGCTGGACAACATCATGACCGGCCGCAACCTGCGCATGAAATGCGGGCTGCTGGCCCAGGCGCTGCGCATCGGCCCGGCCGCGCGCGAGGAGGTGCGCCACCGCGAATTCGTCGAGAACATCATCGACTTCCTGGAGATCCAGGCGTATCGGAAGGTGCCCGTGGGCCGCCTGCCGTATGGACTGCAGAAGCGCGTCGATCTGGGCCGTGCCCTGGCCATGGAGCCGCGCATGCTGCTCCTGGACGAGCCCATGGCGGGCATGAACATCGAGGAAAAGCAGGATATGTGCCGCTTCATCCTGGACGTGAACGACGAATTCGGCACGACCATCGTGCTGATCGAGCACGACATGGGCGTGGTGATGGATATTTCCGATCGCGTTGTGGTGCTGGACTACGGGCGCAAGATCGGCGACGGCGATCCGGAGCAGGTGCGCGCCAATCCGGATGTGGTGCGCGCCTACCTGGGCGTGTCCCACTGA
- a CDS encoding Crp/Fnr family transcriptional regulator — protein sequence MQVIDSLQLAAAWFRLLTPGEQARVQKDLTVQQVPAGTIIERKGQMAQAWIGVLAGLVKVSVGNAEGKMASLTGVPAGGWFGEGSLLKHEARKYDVVALRDSVIARLPAATFESLLDSSIPFNRYLLQLLNERVAQFIGKAENDRLLDADARVARCLAELFNPMLYPGMGLRLSITQEEVGYLARVSRQRANRALCNLQRAGLLKVEYRGVRVLDLEGLKGYETAQRR from the coding sequence ATGCAGGTCATCGACTCCTTGCAATTGGCTGCAGCCTGGTTCCGCCTCCTGACTCCGGGCGAGCAAGCGCGCGTGCAGAAAGACCTGACGGTGCAGCAGGTCCCCGCGGGAACGATCATCGAGCGCAAAGGGCAGATGGCCCAGGCCTGGATCGGGGTACTGGCCGGACTGGTGAAGGTCTCGGTGGGCAATGCGGAAGGAAAAATGGCCTCCCTGACCGGCGTGCCGGCCGGCGGCTGGTTCGGCGAAGGCTCGCTGCTGAAACACGAGGCGCGCAAGTACGACGTCGTGGCGCTGCGCGATTCGGTCATCGCACGGCTGCCGGCGGCCACCTTCGAATCGCTGCTGGATAGCAGCATTCCTTTCAATCGCTATCTGCTGCAGTTGCTGAACGAGCGCGTGGCGCAATTCATCGGGAAGGCGGAAAACGACCGCCTGCTCGACGCGGACGCGCGCGTGGCGCGCTGCCTGGCCGAACTGTTCAACCCCATGCTGTATCCCGGCATGGGGCTGCGCCTGAGCATCACGCAGGAGGAAGTCGGCTATCTGGCGCGCGTGTCGCGCCAGCGCGCCAATCGCGCCTTGTGCAACCTGCAGCGGGCCGGCTTGCTGAAGGTGGAATACCGGGGTGTACGGGTGCTGGATCTGGAAGGTTTGAAGGGATACGAGACGGCACAGCGACGATAG
- a CDS encoding ABC transporter ATP-binding protein: MLSIKNLEAGYGKVKVLHGISMDVPQAKVVTLIGSNGAGKTTTMRALSGMIRPSAGEITLDGRRIDGLESHRIARLGLAHSPEGRRVFPTLSVTDNLLLGAYPRLTGSRPRGDVQADLERAMDLFPRLKERREQLAGTLSGGEQQMLAMARAVMLNPQLVLLDEPSMGLAPILVEEVFRIIARLKSEGVTMLLVEQFASAALNVADYGYVLENGRISVHGTPEKLKGDPAVVAAYLGSSH; the protein is encoded by the coding sequence ATGTTATCGATCAAGAACCTGGAAGCCGGCTACGGCAAGGTCAAGGTACTGCACGGCATCAGCATGGATGTGCCGCAGGCGAAGGTGGTGACGCTGATCGGCTCCAACGGGGCCGGCAAGACCACCACCATGCGCGCGCTGTCGGGCATGATCAGGCCCAGCGCCGGCGAGATCACGCTGGACGGCCGTCGCATCGATGGGCTGGAGTCCCATCGCATCGCGCGCCTGGGCCTGGCGCATTCCCCCGAAGGGCGGCGCGTGTTTCCGACGCTGTCCGTCACGGACAACCTGCTGCTGGGCGCCTACCCGCGATTGACGGGCAGCCGGCCGCGCGGCGATGTCCAGGCCGACCTCGAACGCGCGATGGACTTGTTCCCCCGGCTGAAGGAACGGCGCGAGCAATTGGCCGGCACCTTGTCCGGCGGCGAACAGCAAATGCTGGCGATGGCGCGCGCGGTCATGCTGAACCCGCAGCTGGTGCTGCTGGACGAACCGTCGATGGGGCTTGCCCCCATCCTGGTGGAAGAAGTGTTCCGCATCATCGCGCGGCTGAAATCGGAAGGCGTGACCATGCTGCTGGTCGAGCAGTTCGCATCAGCCGCGCTGAATGTGGCCGACTACGGCTACGTGCTGGAGAACGGGCGCATATCCGTGCACGGCACGCCGGAGAAGCTGAAGGGCGATCCTGCGGTCGTGGCCGCCTATCTGGGCAGCAGCCACTAG
- a CDS encoding branched-chain amino acid ABC transporter ATP-binding protein/permease: MRSLTFAASIVGIAVLVGLPLAVSNPYYLHLVETIMIYAILLFGLDIVVGYTGQVSLGHAGLFGIGSYVAGVLVFHLHMPIGIILPAAIVIAAVFGAVLALPALRVTGPYLAMVTLAFGTIIQILINEMTFLTEGPLGIRINKPSFNGHVLTKQEYFWLVAVLLVLSLIVVHRILKSHIGRTFEALRDSPIAADCMGVSVYRYKVVAFVISAGFAGLAGALYSYSEQYISPNTYNFELTILFLLAIIMGGRKSRVGALLGATIVVLLPKMLDDVGTFRIIALTLAILMAVGAAIAISRGRATPRRLAVPVAGTILLAVFSFWVEALTDWRLTIFGAMILFVVYYLPDGIVGFVRSLFFQTGRKALAVSTELAHRIEAVPQASGTGAAGDVLLNARGVIMQFGGLKALNEVDLVVRRGTIHGLIGPNGSGKSTMMNVLTGIYIPTSGTIEFNGRPLAGMVPAEIADAGIARTFQNVALFGEMTALENVLVGLHHSFGTGLTNIALRTSRWKAEENRARARALALLEFVGLESFAAEEARNLPYGKQRLLEIARALALDPQLLLLDEPAAGLTAPDIAELLEIIRKVRDHGITLILIEHHMDVVMGVCDTVSVLDFGQKISEGQPAQVQADSRVVEAYLGGAVTA, translated from the coding sequence ATGAGATCTCTGACTTTCGCAGCTTCGATCGTGGGCATCGCCGTGCTGGTCGGGTTGCCGCTGGCCGTGTCGAATCCCTATTACCTGCACCTGGTCGAAACCATCATGATCTACGCCATCCTGCTGTTCGGGCTGGACATCGTGGTGGGCTATACCGGCCAGGTTTCGCTGGGTCACGCCGGCCTGTTCGGCATCGGGTCGTATGTCGCGGGCGTGCTGGTTTTCCATCTGCACATGCCGATCGGCATCATCCTGCCCGCCGCGATCGTGATCGCGGCGGTGTTCGGCGCGGTGCTGGCGCTGCCGGCGTTGCGGGTGACCGGTCCCTACCTGGCGATGGTGACGCTGGCTTTCGGCACCATCATCCAGATCCTGATCAACGAGATGACTTTCCTGACCGAAGGGCCACTGGGAATCAGGATCAACAAGCCTTCCTTCAATGGCCATGTCCTGACCAAGCAGGAGTATTTCTGGCTGGTGGCGGTCCTGCTGGTGCTCTCGCTCATTGTCGTGCACCGCATCCTGAAGTCGCATATCGGCCGCACCTTCGAAGCCTTGCGCGACAGTCCCATCGCGGCCGATTGCATGGGCGTTTCGGTGTACCGCTACAAAGTGGTTGCCTTCGTGATCAGCGCCGGCTTCGCGGGACTGGCGGGCGCCCTGTATTCCTACTCGGAGCAATACATCTCGCCCAATACCTACAATTTCGAGCTGACCATCCTGTTCCTGCTGGCCATCATCATGGGCGGACGCAAATCCCGTGTCGGCGCGCTGCTGGGCGCGACCATCGTCGTGCTGCTGCCCAAGATGCTGGATGACGTCGGCACGTTCCGCATCATCGCCTTGACGCTGGCCATCCTGATGGCGGTGGGCGCGGCGATCGCCATTTCCCGGGGGCGCGCCACGCCCAGGCGCCTGGCCGTGCCGGTGGCCGGCACCATCCTGCTGGCCGTGTTCTCGTTCTGGGTCGAGGCCTTGACGGACTGGCGCCTGACCATCTTCGGCGCCATGATCCTGTTCGTCGTCTACTACCTGCCCGACGGTATTGTCGGCTTCGTGCGCAGCCTGTTCTTCCAGACCGGCCGCAAGGCGCTGGCGGTCAGCACGGAACTCGCGCACCGTATCGAGGCGGTACCGCAGGCCTCGGGCACCGGCGCGGCCGGCGATGTCCTGCTCAACGCCCGGGGCGTGATCATGCAATTCGGCGGCCTGAAAGCACTGAACGAGGTGGACCTGGTGGTCAGGCGCGGGACCATCCATGGTTTGATTGGCCCTAATGGATCCGGAAAGAGCACGATGATGAATGTGCTGACCGGTATCTATATCCCCACCAGCGGCACGATCGAGTTCAACGGCCGCCCGTTGGCCGGCATGGTCCCGGCCGAGATTGCCGACGCCGGCATTGCCCGGACCTTCCAGAACGTGGCGCTGTTCGGCGAAATGACCGCGCTGGAAAACGTGCTGGTCGGCCTGCACCATAGCTTCGGCACCGGGCTGACCAATATCGCGCTGCGCACGTCGCGCTGGAAGGCGGAGGAAAACCGCGCCCGGGCCCGGGCGCTGGCGCTGCTCGAATTCGTCGGCCTGGAATCCTTCGCCGCCGAAGAGGCGCGCAATCTGCCGTATGGCAAACAGCGCCTGCTGGAAATCGCCCGCGCGCTGGCGCTGGATCCGCAACTATTGTTGCTGGACGAACCGGCGGCTGGCCTTACGGCGCCCGACATCGCGGAACTGCTGGAGATCATCCGCAAGGTTCGCGACCACGGCATCACCCTGATCCTGATCGAACACCACATGGACGTGGTCATGGGCGTCTGCGATACCGTGTCGGTCCTGGACTTTGGGCAAAAGATCTCCGAAGGCCAGCCGGCGCAGGTCCAGGCGGACAGCCGGGTGGTCGAGGCGTATCTGGGCGGCGCGGTGACGGCATAA
- a CDS encoding branched-chain amino acid ABC transporter permease, with amino-acid sequence MILLQLIYSGIALGMIYAVIAFGYQLTFATSGTLNFGQGEALMLGALVGLSLVGLGVNYWVMIPLVCLFGFAQGALVERVGVRPAIKTRSEFGWIMATIALGIIFRNVAENVWGRDDLPFPSPLPMAPIQLAGANVLPMELLVVVGALAMMLIVELFNRKSIYGKAFVATSADRAAAGLMGINTNLVITFSYALSSLTAAFAGVLIAPLTLTGATMGAVLGLKAFAVAIIGGLSSGTGVIVGGLILGIAETTTGFYLSTGYKDVPGLVLLLLVLAIKPAGLFGKTAIKKV; translated from the coding sequence ATGATTCTTCTACAGCTTATCTACAGCGGTATCGCGCTGGGCATGATCTACGCGGTGATCGCCTTCGGCTACCAGCTGACTTTCGCTACCTCCGGGACACTGAATTTCGGCCAGGGCGAGGCGCTGATGCTGGGCGCATTGGTGGGCCTGTCCCTGGTGGGACTGGGCGTGAACTACTGGGTCATGATCCCGCTCGTGTGCCTGTTCGGTTTTGCCCAGGGTGCGCTGGTCGAACGCGTGGGCGTGCGGCCCGCGATCAAGACGCGATCCGAATTCGGCTGGATCATGGCGACCATCGCGCTGGGCATCATTTTCCGCAACGTCGCCGAAAACGTCTGGGGGCGCGACGACCTTCCATTCCCGTCGCCCCTGCCGATGGCGCCGATCCAGCTGGCCGGCGCCAACGTGCTGCCCATGGAGTTGCTGGTGGTGGTCGGCGCGCTCGCCATGATGCTGATCGTGGAGCTTTTCAACCGCAAGTCCATCTATGGCAAGGCCTTCGTGGCGACCTCCGCCGACCGCGCAGCGGCGGGCCTGATGGGAATCAACACCAATCTGGTCATCACCTTCTCCTATGCGCTGTCGTCGTTGACCGCCGCCTTCGCCGGGGTGCTGATCGCGCCGCTGACATTGACCGGGGCGACCATGGGCGCCGTGCTGGGCCTGAAGGCCTTCGCTGTGGCCATCATCGGCGGGCTGTCCAGCGGCACGGGGGTCATCGTCGGCGGGCTGATCCTGGGCATCGCCGAAACCACCACGGGGTTCTATCTCTCCACCGGATACAAGGACGTGCCCGGACTGGTGCTGCTATTGCTGGTGCTCGCGATCAAGCCCGCCGGCCTGTTCGGCAAGACCGCCATTAAGAAAGTATGA
- a CDS encoding ABC transporter substrate-binding protein, producing MTHRMKLLVGTLAFALAGGAYAADPIKIGVSGPYTGGSSSMGVSMRDGVRLAAEEINKNGGVLGRQLVLVERDDEAKNERGVQIAQELINKEQVVATVGFINTGVALASQRFYQDAKIPVFNNVATGSVITHQFTDADNYVFRNAAPDNIQAPMIVEEAVLRDGYKKVAILADSTNYGQLGREDLEKALAAKGVKAVAVEKFNIKDVDMTAQLLKSKQAGAEAILTYGIGPELAQIANGMAKLGWKVPMVGSWTLSMANYIDNAGPNGSGARMPQTFIQEPNTPKRKAFIDAYLAKFKPKNNRIDSPVSAAQGYDSVYLLAAAIKQANSTEGPKIRAALENLQTPVEGVVMTYDHPFTHDDHDAITPNLVVFGEVKDGRVVYAYPDDIKTTAQPRKKDVSAKVDSPRSQ from the coding sequence ATGACTCATCGTATGAAACTGCTGGTAGGAACACTTGCTTTTGCATTGGCCGGTGGCGCATACGCCGCCGATCCCATCAAGATCGGGGTGTCGGGCCCGTACACCGGCGGGTCGTCCTCCATGGGCGTCAGCATGCGCGACGGCGTGCGCCTGGCCGCGGAGGAAATCAACAAGAACGGCGGTGTGCTGGGACGCCAGTTGGTGCTGGTCGAGCGCGACGACGAGGCCAAGAACGAGCGCGGCGTGCAAATCGCCCAGGAACTCATCAACAAGGAGCAGGTCGTCGCGACCGTCGGTTTCATCAACACCGGTGTGGCGCTGGCCTCGCAGCGCTTCTACCAGGACGCCAAGATTCCCGTGTTCAACAATGTCGCGACGGGCAGCGTCATCACGCATCAGTTCACCGATGCGGACAACTATGTATTCCGCAATGCCGCGCCCGACAATATCCAGGCGCCCATGATCGTCGAGGAAGCCGTCCTGCGCGACGGCTACAAGAAGGTCGCCATCCTGGCCGATTCCACCAATTACGGCCAGCTCGGCCGTGAGGACCTGGAAAAAGCCCTGGCCGCCAAGGGTGTCAAGGCGGTCGCCGTGGAGAAATTCAACATCAAGGATGTCGACATGACGGCGCAACTGCTGAAGTCCAAGCAGGCCGGCGCCGAAGCCATCCTGACCTACGGCATCGGCCCTGAACTGGCGCAAATCGCCAACGGCATGGCCAAGCTGGGCTGGAAAGTACCGATGGTAGGCAGCTGGACCTTGTCCATGGCCAACTACATCGACAACGCCGGACCCAACGGCAGCGGTGCCCGCATGCCGCAGACCTTCATCCAGGAGCCCAACACACCCAAGCGCAAGGCCTTCATCGACGCCTATCTGGCCAAGTTCAAGCCGAAGAACAACCGCATCGACTCCCCGGTCTCGGCGGCCCAGGGCTACGACTCCGTGTATCTGCTGGCCGCGGCCATCAAGCAGGCCAACTCCACGGAAGGTCCCAAGATCCGTGCCGCGCTGGAAAACCTGCAGACGCCGGTCGAGGGCGTGGTCATGACCTACGACCATCCCTTTACGCATGACGACCACGATGCGATAACGCCCAACCTGGTGGTGTTCGGCGAGGTCAAGGACGGCCGCGTCGTCTATGCCTACCCGGACGATATCAAGACCACTGCGCAGCCGCGCAAGAAGGACGTAAGCGCCAAGGTCGATTCCCCGCGTTCGCAATGA
- a CDS encoding LysE/ArgO family amino acid transporter yields MNAVFSFYLPWISGLGTGLGLFAAVGAQSAFILRQGLQRAHIGSVLAVCAAVDALCIASSVLAWRAVADRAVWMMPAMAWCGAAFLAIYAVRSARRAWSAGGALAPARRIATTRRDAMLAALAFTVINPHFWLDIVLIGTLAQAFGHNAAAYAAGAITASALWLLVLGGGARLLRPLFRDPRAWRVLDGGIAIVMATLALRLLARVV; encoded by the coding sequence ATGAACGCCGTTTTCTCCTTCTATCTTCCCTGGATATCCGGGCTGGGCACGGGCCTCGGCCTGTTCGCCGCCGTGGGCGCCCAAAGCGCCTTCATCCTGCGGCAGGGCCTGCAGCGTGCCCATATCGGCAGTGTGCTGGCCGTATGCGCCGCCGTCGATGCCCTGTGCATCGCGTCCAGCGTCCTGGCGTGGCGCGCGGTGGCGGACCGGGCCGTCTGGATGATGCCGGCGATGGCCTGGTGCGGGGCGGCCTTCCTGGCGATATACGCGGTGCGTTCGGCCCGGCGGGCATGGTCCGCCGGCGGCGCGCTCGCGCCCGCGCGCCGGATCGCGACGACGCGCCGGGATGCCATGCTGGCGGCGTTGGCGTTCACCGTGATCAATCCGCACTTCTGGCTGGACATCGTGCTGATTGGCACGCTGGCGCAGGCGTTCGGCCACAACGCGGCGGCCTATGCCGCCGGCGCGATCACCGCCAGCGCGCTATGGCTGCTGGTCCTGGGTGGAGGCGCGCGGCTGCTGCGGCCGCTGTTCCGCGATCCCCGCGCCTGGCGCGTCCTGGACGGCGGCATCGCCATCGTCATGGCGACGCTTGCCTTGCGCCTGCTGGCGCGCGTGGTGTGA